AATACCTTCGCCCAAGCTGGCAATATGGATCTCTGGTACAAGGCCATCGATGATGTGGCTGCATCAGATGCCCATGCGATCATTCTGGCCGACATCGGCCTGCTCGATTATGCCGCCAGCAAGCATCCGGACTTGCGCGTCCATCTTTCGGTGCAGGCCGCTGCAGCCAATGCGGACATGATCAATTATTATGCCAGTGAATTCGGCGCCAAACGGGTTGTTCTGCCGCGCGTCCTGACGGTTCAGGAAATCGCGGCCATCAACAAGGAGATCTCCTGCGAAACGGAAGTCTTCATCTTTGGTGGCCTTTGCGTCATGGCCGAAGGGCGCTGCTCCCTCTCATCCTATTGCACCGGAAAATCGCCCAACATCAACGGCGTCTGCTCGCCTCCGGGCTCGGTGAAATATGAAGACCATGTCACCCATCTGGAAAGCACACTGGAAGGCATCACCATCAACCAGTATCCCAAGGGAGAAGCTGCAGCCTATCCGACCCTGTGCAAAGGGCGTTTCGAGTCTCTGGGCGAGACCGGCTATGTGTTTGAAGACCCTGTCAGCCTCAACGCAGCACAGATCCTGCCGCAATTGCAGGAAGCTGGCGTGACGGCCCTCAAGATCGAGGGACGCCAGCGTGGCAAGGCCTATATGGCGCAGGTGGTCAAGAGTTTCCGTCAGGCCGTGGACGCGGTGGCAGCAGGCCGAAGCATCGATCTTGATGCCCTGCTGGCGCCAATGACCGAAGGCCAGAAGAGCACCAAAGGCTCATACCAGAAGACATGGCGCTAACGCTCAAGGGAGAAAAGCAATGAAAAACACTGAACTCACCCTTGGCCCCTGCCTCTTCAACTGGTCAGAGGCTGACTGGCGCGATTTCTATTTCAAAATGGCAGATGAATCCGATTTCGATCTGATCTATATCGGCGAAGCCGTCTGCTCCAAGCGCTTGCCCTTCCGCAACAATGTGCTGCCAGATATTCTCGAACGCATGGAAGCGGCGGGCAAGAAAGTCATCATATCGACGCTGGCCCTTGTCACCACCAAGCCTGAACGCAAGGTGCTGCGCGAACAATGCGAACAAGACATGTGGACCGTTGAGGCCAACGACCTGACAGCCATGGCCTTTCTCAAAGACCGAAAATTCGTCATCGGTCCCTATATCAACATCTATAATGAAGCAACGATAACCTCGCTCGCAAAACGCGGAGCCGAACGCTTCGTCATGCCCCCCGAGGTGCCCGCCGAAACGATCGCTCAGTTGATCAAGGCCGCGCCCGAGCCAAAATATGAAATGCAGGTCTTTGGCCGGCTTCCTTTGGCTCTTTCAGCCCGTTGCTATCATGCCCGCCTGCACAATCTGCACAAGGACAGCTGTCGCTTCGTTTGTGATCAGGATCCCGATGGTCGTGAGGTCAAAAGTCTCACGGGGCAGCCCTTCCTTGCAGTCAATGGCATCCAGACCATGTCCTATGGCTCACAGCTGCTGCTGGAAGAGCTTCCGGCTCTGGCTGCGGCAGGTGTCAACGCCTTCCGTCTTTCGCCCCACACAGGCGATATGCTCGGCGTTGCGCGCATTTTCCGCTCTGTTATGAAGGACGAGATGGACGCAGCAGAAGCGCGCGCCAAAATCGGCGAACTGATGCCGTCCCATCATTTCATCAATGGCTACAGCCACGGCGCCCCGGGCATGGCGCAAATCGAAAACGCTCTGGCGCTCTAGCTTTTGGCCTTATGGCGACTAAAAGCAGACAAATAAAAACGGGCTCCAGCATGCTGGGGCCCGCTAAATAGAAATATTCATTTGATTGTCCGTTTGCACGCGATCTTTCGAATGTCACCCTTTGCCAAGAACTCGGTCGCATTGTCCTTGTCGGGTCAAACGAAAAACCTAGTGCAGACGGATCCACTCCCGCGCTTCGCGCTGTGCTCTGGCAACGTCCAGAGATGACATTTCTTCTGCCAGTTCCTGACGACGGATTGCCGCTTCAACGACACCCTTCATCGCAGCCAGGTTGAACCATTTGTGCGCAGCAATCAGATCCGGCTCGCCATTATCGCCGATCGAGTGGGACAGGCCCAACTGAAAGAAAACCTCGCCAGTTGCTTCCTTGCCAGAGCCATGCAGTTCGCTTGCATTAAATTCCATCCGTGCCATTTTCAATTCCCCGTTTTACGCGTCCCGGCCCTTTATCAAGGCCTTTGTGAATGAGGCATTTTGCCCGTTTTGATGAGATCAATGGTGGTGGAAATCTCTCAATTCGACGTAAATGGAATTGGTTACCGCAATAAAAACAAAAGGTTACACGAGCGTAAAGTTTACATTTGATCAACCTTGGCTTTGGCGCTTTTCTGCCAACAGCCGATAAAATTCAGAGAAAATCTGAATAAGGACCATAACGCTTTGGAAACCATAGAATTCTTTTTCAACAAGCCCTCCCTAAGGATATTTGCTCCCAAGCCGTTGAGAATCCACTGCAGAAATTTGAACACGCTAATACAAAAAAGGCACCCCGAAGGGTGCCTTCAAGTGCATCTGTTCCTTCTTTATCGGGCGCGCTGGTTGAACAGTACCGATTGCGCGTCCTTGTCCTTTGATAGGTCAAACTTGGCTCTGTCTTCCTTGCCTATGGCAAGACCGGTTTTCACGGCCGTTCGCGCATTCAGCGCAGCGAACCACCGTTTGATATGGGGGAATTCCTCAAGATCAATTCCCTGCCGCTCATGCGGAACGACCCAGCCGACAATCGCCATATCGGCAATGGAATAATCTCCGGCCACAAAGTCCCGTCCTTCCAGCGCCTTGTTCAGCACGCCATAAAGTCGGTGGGTCTCATTGCGATACCGATTGATCGCATACTCGATCTTCTCTGGCGCATAGGTGCCAAAATGGTGATTCTGCCCGAGCATCGGGCCAAAGCCGCCCATCTGCCACATGAGCCATTGCTCCACTTCCACTCGCCCGCGCTCGTCATCGGGCAGGAAGCGCCCGAACTTGCGCGCCAGATAAAGCAGAATGGCACCGGTTTCAAACACCGAGATCGGCGCACCACCCGGCCCTTCAGGGTCGACAATGGCAGGCATCTTGTTATTGGGTGAGATCGCCAGAAAGTCCGGTTCGAACTGATCGCCAGCACCAATATTGATATTATGGATGGTATAGGGCACCCCCAGCTCTTCGAGCATGATGGTGATTTTCCAACCATTGGGTGTCGGCCAGTAATAAAGGTCAATCGGTTTTGTCTGTTTGGTCATGCAAATCATCCTGATCAAATAAAGAAGTGAGCCTTGCTCATGCAGAAAGGCTGTTGCACCCAATGTAGGAAACAGGCCCCACGGGTGCAATCAGCCTCATACAATCGTGATGAGGGCTTGATCGCTTGATCGCCTGTGCGCTCAAGCCGCCTTTGGCGGCGCCAGCATGTGAATGCGCCTCTGTATCGGCCTCTTGGCTCTTACCACAAGAAGCTTAAGTCCATCGCTTCCATACCCGTAAAATAGGGATGTGCGACAATGAGAACAGCATAAACAACCACGGAAATCAGAATGATCCGGATCTCCCTTCCCCATGAACCAACCTCAGGCGGCACATAGGCTCCGTCACGCCGATTGGTGCCGACAATGGAAACAACAGACCAGAGCAACATGCCGCCAAACAGCACCATCGACCGCTGGTCATTATTCACGAGCAAATGCGCAATAGCCCATAGCACCATACCCGTCAGCATCGGGTTCCGGATAAACCGGCGAATACGCGTCGGAGCCTTGGCGACACCAAACAGGATGATTGAAAAGAGCATGAGCAGATGGGTCAGATGACGCGTCCAGTCCTCATCATAGACATCACCGATATAGCCAGCCTCACCAGCAGCGCGCCAACCGAAAACGATCAAAACCAGAGACAGGATAATCAGCAGGGCAAACAGCCCCTTGTAAGGCCCCTCGCCCATACGGCCCAGAAGCCTTGCGCGGGCCGTTGGAAGAAAAATCGGAAAGAGATGCACCACTGCCCACAGCAGAACACCAAAAATCAACATGGTCATTGTCAGGTCCTTTGAACAGACAGGAGCATCGCTTCGCACGCGCCCCTGTTTAGTTATTGCAATAACTATATGCGCAGCACCTATGGCTGCCAAGCCCCGAAAAGCACGTATGTGCAAAGCAACAAGATGCAAAGGCTATCGTAGCGGCAATAAAAAAGGTGCGAAAGACGTCCTTCGCACCTTATCATGACATGCATTTGATGGCCCCAAGGGCCAGAGAGCCTTACAGCCCCAGCTTGTCTTTGAGGATCTGGTTGACCGCCTGTGGGTTGGCCTTGCCCTGGCTGGCTTTCATCACCTGCCCGACGAACCAGCCGATAAGCCCCGGCTTGTCCTTGACCTTCTCGACCTGATCAGGGTTGTTGGCAATGATTTCGTCCACGATGGCTTCAATAGCCCCCGTATCCGTTACCTGCTTCATCCCCTTGGCTTCCACGACTTCGGCCGGGTCACCACCTTCGGTCCAGATGATCTCGAACAGATCCTTGGCGATCTTGCCGGAGATATCACCGGCCTTGATCAGATCCACGATCTTACCGAGTTGGTCAGCAGAGATCGGGCTGTCATCGATATCCAGCTGTTCCTTGTTGATGCGACCAAGCCATTCGTTGATGACCCAGTTTGCAGACAACTGTGCATCACGCCCTTCGCAGACCTGCTCGAAGAAGGCGGCAAGGCGCTTGGAAGCCACCAGAACGGAAGCATCATAAGGCTTCAGCCCCAGATCGGAGATGAAGCGATCGCGCTTGTCATCTGGCAATTCCGGCAAATGCTCACGCAGAGCCTCCACATAGGCGTCGTCGAATTCGAGCGGCAGAAGATCTGGATCCGGGAAATAACGATAGTCATGCGCTTCTTCCTTGGAGCGCATGGAACGGGTCTCGCCTTTTTTGACATCATACAGGCGGGTTTCCTGATCGATGGACCCACCATCTTCCAGAATACCAATCTGACGACGGGCCTCATATTCAATGGCCTGACCAATGAAGCGGATCGAATTCATGTTTTTCAGCTCGCAACGGGTGCCATAAGGCTCGCCGGGGCGGCGCACGGAGACGTTGACGTCTGCGCGCATGGAGCCTTCTTCCATGTTGCCGTCAGATGTGCCCAGATAGCGCACAATGGTGCGCATCTTGGTCATGTAAGCCTTGGCTTCTTCCGAAGAGCGGATATCCGGTTTGGACACGATCTCCATCAGCGCCACGCCAGACCGGTTCAGATCCACAAAGGACATGGTCGGATGCTGGTCATGCATCGACTTGCCCGCATCCTGCTCCAGATGCAAGCGTTCAACGCCGATGCGCACTTCCTCGCCGTCCAGCATATGCAGAACAACTTCCCCTTCCCCAACGATCGGGTCCTTATACTGGGAAATCTGATAGCCCTGCGGCAGATCGGGATAGAAATAGTTTTTGCGGTCAAACAGCGAGCGGTTGTTGATCTTGGCTTTCAGGCCAAGACCGGTGCGGATCGCCTGACGCACGCATTCCTCGTTGATCACGGGCAACATGCCGGGCATAGCCGCATCAACGAAGCTGACATGGTCGTTGGCCTCACCACCGAACTTGGTGGAAGAGCCGGAGAAAAGTTTTGCTTCAGAGGCGACCTGAGCATGGATTTCCATGCCAACGACCACTTCCCAGTCGCCGGTAGCCCCCTTGATCAATTTGCTGGACGCTTCAGCCATATTCTCGTCCTCAGCTTTCAATATCGGAGCGCATGCAGCAGCTCCTGATTACAATGGCGGCGCGTGAGCTCACGCGCCAGATGCATCATTCTTTTCGCTCTGATGGGCGGCAATCGCCGTCTCCTCATAAGCAATATTGACCTCGATCAGGTCTTCCCAGAACTGCATATAAAGATCCGGAGCCAGCTCCTTGTCTTCCAGCTCGGCCAGAACCTTGTCCAGAACCGCCTTGACGCGATCATCGTCACGCGCCTCAGACGGGTCCGTTTTCAGCTCGGCCATGCGCCGCACATAGGAATCGCGATCGCGAAAGAGTGCGATCAGAGCACGGTCAATACGGTCTATTTCCTCGCGGATATGGGCCTTTTCTGTGCATTCCTCAGGTTTACGCATTGGTGTTGACCTTATCGTTTCTCTGTCTGATTACCACCATTTGGTCGGTGCTTCGAGGATGCCAGCAGCATCTTCCAACACACCGGCGGTGCGGAACAGGGTTTCTTCATCAAAGGCCTTGCCGATCAGCTGCAAGCCCATTGGCAGGCCCTGACCATTCTTGCCCGAAGGAACCGAAATGCCCGGCAAACCGGCCATGTTCACGGTGACAGTGAAAATATCATTGAGATACATCTCGACCGGATCGGTGATTTCCTTGTTCAGCTCGAAAGCGGCCGAAGGGGTAGCCGGAGTGAGAATGGTATCAACGGACTGGAACGCCTTTTCGAAATCCTGCTTGATTAGCGAACGGATCTTCTGAGCGCGCAGATAGTAGGCATCATAATAACCAGCGCTGAGCACATAAGTGCCGATGAGAATACGGCGCTTGACCTCAGAGCCAAAACCGGCCGCACGGGTCTTTTCATACATGTCGATGATATCGTTGCCATTGACACGCAAGCCATATTTCACGCCGTCATAACGGGCAAGGTTGGAAGAGGCCTCAGCCGGAGCCACGATATAATAGGCAGGCAAAGCATATTTGGTCATTGGCAGGGAGATGTCGACGATCTCGGCACCAGCAGCTTTCAGCCAGTCGATGCCCTGTTGCCAGTTGGCTTCCACTTCCTCAGGCATGCCATCAACGCGATATTCCTTAGGGATACCGACCTTCATGCCTTTGATGTCGCCCGTCAGAGCCGCTTCATAATCGGGCACAGGCAGATCAACACTGGTGGTGTCCTTGACGTCAACCGAGGCCATGGATTTCATCATGATGGCAGCATCACGCACCGTGCGGGCGATCGGTCCTGCCTGATCGAGCGAAGAAGCAAAGGCAATCATGCCCCAACGTGAGCAGCGGCCATAGGTCGGCTTGATGCCAACGGTGCCGGTAAAGGCTGCTGGCTGACGAATGGACCCACCGGTATCCGATGCTGTTGCGCCAGCGCAAATGCGCGCGGCAACCGCAGCAGCAGACCCGCCTGAAGACCCGCCAGGCACACGATCGATGCTTTCGCCTTCAGCGCGCCAAGGGTTTTTGACCGGACCGAAATAACTGGTTTCTGTGGTCGAGCCCATTGCGAACTCATCCATGGCCAGCTTGCCGAGCATAACCGCCCCATCATCCCAGAGATTCTGCGTTACCGTGCTTTCATATTCGGGTGTAAAGCCATCCAGAATATGAGAGCAGGCATAGGCGCCGACGCCCTTGGTGCAATAAAGATCCTTGATGCCCAGCGGAATGCCTTCCAATGGACGGGCCTCGCCCTTGGCAATCCGTTCGTCAGACGCCTTGGCCATTTCAAGAGCCTTTTCCGGCGTCTTGGTCACATAGGCATTGAGCTCGCTGGCGCCATCAATCGCGGTGATATAGCTGGTCGTCAGCTCGGTCGCGGTAAATTCTTTCTTTGCCAGCCCTTCGCGGGCCTCTGCAATAGTCAGAGACGTGAGATCTGTCACGTGGCTATCCTCACATTTTGCAGGATTGGGACTTGCGAACAAATCCCCGTATCCCGATGGTCTTGAGAAAAGGGTTCTGATGCGGCTCGACAGTAGGTCGACGCCAGCAAAAAGGGTCTATTCGATGACCTTTGGAACCATGAAATAATTGTCTTCAGAAGCAGGCGCATTGCTGACAACCCGATCAGCATAATTGCCGTCCGTGACAACATCATCCCGCTTCTTCATTTTCTGGGTAACAACAGAAGTCATCGGGTCGACCCCGTCGACATCAACCTCGTTGAGCAATTCAACCCAGTTCAGGATGGAGTTCAATTCACCCTTAAGGCTTTCCGCCTCTTCTTCTGTAACGGACAGGCGGGCGAGACGCGCCACGCGCTTGACCGTATCCTTGTCAATTGACATGAATGCAAGCCTTCCAAATAAAGGTCCGGACAGCGCTTGACGATAGCGCACGATACCGGACCACCTACGAGTCTTATCCTACTCATAGTCGGCTATAGCATCTCAGGACTTTTACACGCAACTCTAAGGGCAGCAGGAACAGACCAAGTCGGGCATTTTTCCCACATCAGCCCATAGTGAGTGCCTTTTTTCACCCTTCCACCCGAGAAACGGGGATACTGACAATTCACCAAGAAAAATTCCAAGGGCAAAAGCCCATCAGACGCCTCTGGGCATTTGCCTTCAAGCCCCACCAGACATATTAGCCCGTCGCCACAAAAGCGACCGCGACTTGCGAATGAATTTGCGGGCCTCTTTGGCAGGCATGGGCCGTCCCAAATAGAAGCCCTGCGCCTGATCACAATCAACAGAACGCAGATATTCCAGTTGGTCGACCGTCTCTACCCCTTCGGCAATCACGGTCTTGCCGAGGGTCTTGCCCAGTTCAACAATGGCATGAAGAATGACCGCTGAGGCGTCCTTGGGTTTCCCTGCTTCGAAAGCCTTAAGGAAACTGCGATCAATCTTGATCTTGTCAAACGGGAACTGGCTCAAATAGCTCAGGCTGGAATAGCCTTTGCCCACATCATCCAGCGCAACTTGAACACCCAGCTTCTTCCATGTCTCGATTTGGGAGCGCTCAACATCATTCTCGTCCAGCAGAACAGATTCGGTGATTTCGAGCTCGAGCTGTTCTGGCTTCAGGGCAGATTGCGCCAGGGCTCGCCCGATCGTGAGCGCAAAATGCGGATTCCGCAATTGAAGCGGAGACACATTGACCGCGACGAAGAGATCTCCTGGCCAGTATTTGGCTTCTTTGCATGCCCCCATAAGAACCCAACGTCCCAGTTCCTCGATCATCTTGTTCTCTTCCATTATGGGAATGAACACATCGGGAGGGACATTGCCCCGGACAGGATGCTGCCAACGCACAAGCGCCTCAAAGCCCACCAAAGATCCCTTTTTTGTGTTGAACTGAGGCTGGAAGTAAAGCTCGAACTGTTCCTTGTCGAAGGCATCACGAATATCGTCAATCAGAGCATTGCGCTCTATCATGCTTGATCGCATCTGGGGATCGAAGACCCTATAGGCACAAAGAGACTGCTTCTTGGCTTCATACATCGCCAGATCGGCGTTGCCCAAAAGCTGGGTTAGATCCGCATCCGTCCCGGAGGTTCGCGCAATGCCCACACTGGCCCCGATCTGAATAGACGTTGTGCCGTGATTGATCGGAGCGCTTATAATGG
This genomic window from uncultured Cohaesibacter sp. contains:
- the gatC gene encoding Asp-tRNA(Asn)/Glu-tRNA(Gln) amidotransferase subunit GatC, with product MSIDKDTVKRVARLARLSVTEEEAESLKGELNSILNWVELLNEVDVDGVDPMTSVVTQKMKKRDDVVTDGNYADRVVSNAPASEDNYFMVPKVIE
- a CDS encoding NnrU family protein, which codes for MTMLIFGVLLWAVVHLFPIFLPTARARLLGRMGEGPYKGLFALLIILSLVLIVFGWRAAGEAGYIGDVYDEDWTRHLTHLLMLFSIILFGVAKAPTRIRRFIRNPMLTGMVLWAIAHLLVNNDQRSMVLFGGMLLWSVVSIVGTNRRDGAYVPPEVGSWGREIRIILISVVVYAVLIVAHPYFTGMEAMDLSFLW
- the gatB gene encoding Asp-tRNA(Asn)/Glu-tRNA(Gln) amidotransferase subunit GatB → MAEASSKLIKGATGDWEVVVGMEIHAQVASEAKLFSGSSTKFGGEANDHVSFVDAAMPGMLPVINEECVRQAIRTGLGLKAKINNRSLFDRKNYFYPDLPQGYQISQYKDPIVGEGEVVLHMLDGEEVRIGVERLHLEQDAGKSMHDQHPTMSFVDLNRSGVALMEIVSKPDIRSSEEAKAYMTKMRTIVRYLGTSDGNMEEGSMRADVNVSVRRPGEPYGTRCELKNMNSIRFIGQAIEYEARRQIGILEDGGSIDQETRLYDVKKGETRSMRSKEEAHDYRYFPDPDLLPLEFDDAYVEALREHLPELPDDKRDRFISDLGLKPYDASVLVASKRLAAFFEQVCEGRDAQLSANWVINEWLGRINKEQLDIDDSPISADQLGKIVDLIKAGDISGKIAKDLFEIIWTEGGDPAEVVEAKGMKQVTDTGAIEAIVDEIIANNPDQVEKVKDKPGLIGWFVGQVMKASQGKANPQAVNQILKDKLGL
- a CDS encoding chorismate mutase; its protein translation is MRKPEECTEKAHIREEIDRIDRALIALFRDRDSYVRRMAELKTDPSEARDDDRVKAVLDKVLAELEDKELAPDLYMQFWEDLIEVNIAYEETAIAAHQSEKNDASGA
- the gatA gene encoding Asp-tRNA(Asn)/Glu-tRNA(Gln) amidotransferase subunit GatA; amino-acid sequence: MTDLTSLTIAEAREGLAKKEFTATELTTSYITAIDGASELNAYVTKTPEKALEMAKASDERIAKGEARPLEGIPLGIKDLYCTKGVGAYACSHILDGFTPEYESTVTQNLWDDGAVMLGKLAMDEFAMGSTTETSYFGPVKNPWRAEGESIDRVPGGSSGGSAAAVAARICAGATASDTGGSIRQPAAFTGTVGIKPTYGRCSRWGMIAFASSLDQAGPIARTVRDAAIMMKSMASVDVKDTTSVDLPVPDYEAALTGDIKGMKVGIPKEYRVDGMPEEVEANWQQGIDWLKAAGAEIVDISLPMTKYALPAYYIVAPAEASSNLARYDGVKYGLRVNGNDIIDMYEKTRAAGFGSEVKRRILIGTYVLSAGYYDAYYLRAQKIRSLIKQDFEKAFQSVDTILTPATPSAAFELNKEITDPVEMYLNDIFTVTVNMAGLPGISVPSGKNGQGLPMGLQLIGKAFDEETLFRTAGVLEDAAGILEAPTKWW
- a CDS encoding glutathione S-transferase N-terminal domain-containing protein; translated protein: MTKQTKPIDLYYWPTPNGWKITIMLEELGVPYTIHNINIGAGDQFEPDFLAISPNNKMPAIVDPEGPGGAPISVFETGAILLYLARKFGRFLPDDERGRVEVEQWLMWQMGGFGPMLGQNHHFGTYAPEKIEYAINRYRNETHRLYGVLNKALEGRDFVAGDYSIADMAIVGWVVPHERQGIDLEEFPHIKRWFAALNARTAVKTGLAIGKEDRAKFDLSKDKDAQSVLFNQRAR
- a CDS encoding peptidase U32 family protein, producing the protein MELVCPAGTPAALRTAVDAGADTIYCGFRDQTNARNFPGLNFSRKEMQQGIEYAGKNGSKVLVAVNTFAQAGNMDLWYKAIDDVAASDAHAIILADIGLLDYAASKHPDLRVHLSVQAAAANADMINYYASEFGAKRVVLPRVLTVQEIAAINKEISCETEVFIFGGLCVMAEGRCSLSSYCTGKSPNINGVCSPPGSVKYEDHVTHLESTLEGITINQYPKGEAAAYPTLCKGRFESLGETGYVFEDPVSLNAAQILPQLQEAGVTALKIEGRQRGKAYMAQVVKSFRQAVDAVAAGRSIDLDALLAPMTEGQKSTKGSYQKTWR
- a CDS encoding U32 family peptidase is translated as MKNTELTLGPCLFNWSEADWRDFYFKMADESDFDLIYIGEAVCSKRLPFRNNVLPDILERMEAAGKKVIISTLALVTTKPERKVLREQCEQDMWTVEANDLTAMAFLKDRKFVIGPYINIYNEATITSLAKRGAERFVMPPEVPAETIAQLIKAAPEPKYEMQVFGRLPLALSARCYHARLHNLHKDSCRFVCDQDPDGREVKSLTGQPFLAVNGIQTMSYGSQLLLEELPALAAAGVNAFRLSPHTGDMLGVARIFRSVMKDEMDAAEARAKIGELMPSHHFINGYSHGAPGMAQIENALAL